One segment of Paraburkholderia sp. PREW-6R DNA contains the following:
- the flgM gene encoding flagellar biosynthesis anti-sigma factor FlgM — translation MKIESSHYQITPLNKRIQSGTDAGDTNGSVESVQQVGAASAQNSTVNLSSMSTLRSSSDSDIDTAKVESIKAALRNGTYSIDSSKIADGMLNSASELLGKSSR, via the coding sequence ATGAAAATCGAATCCAGCCATTACCAGATCACGCCGCTGAACAAACGCATCCAAAGCGGGACAGATGCAGGCGACACGAACGGCAGCGTCGAATCCGTCCAGCAGGTGGGCGCTGCCAGTGCGCAGAATTCAACGGTCAATCTCTCATCCATGTCCACCCTGCGCTCATCGAGCGATTCGGACATCGACACGGCTAAGGTCGAGTCGATCAAGGCCGCGCTGCGCAATGGCACTTACAGTATCGATTCCAGCAAAATCGCTGACGGCATGTTGAACAGCGCAAGCGAATTGCTAGGTAAGTCAAGCCGCTGA
- a CDS encoding sugar transporter produces the protein MPTTDFSYFKRPWWGVIALTCSAFVFNTTEFVPVGLLTAIGNSLDMEPTNVGLMLTIYAWTVALASMPLMLLVRKVERRKLLMQVLGLFIVSHVVTGVAPNFTILVIGRIGIAFAHAIFWSVSVAMVVRLVPPGDKSRALGLLSIGTSIAMVAGIPIGRVIGEALGWRTTFQLIACAALVVMAGLWVTLPVLPSERAGSLKSLPGLLKTPVLMVLYAVTVLTVTAHFSVYTYLEPFAHLVNHASNGRITYLLVLFGVAGIPAAICFNRFYPKQPRQFLLTTIALLAACLLLLFPFALTIGTLSLHILLWGGVIICFGLAMQAQVLELAPDATDLAVSLFSGLYNVGIGAGALLGNHIAHDFGLPWIGSFGGVVGAASAAFCWMALTLSRRRRQSVSAPPDASAP, from the coding sequence ATGCCGACAACCGACTTCTCCTATTTCAAGCGGCCCTGGTGGGGTGTGATCGCGCTGACATGCTCAGCATTCGTCTTCAATACGACCGAGTTCGTTCCGGTTGGTCTGCTCACCGCGATCGGCAACAGCCTCGACATGGAACCGACCAACGTCGGCTTGATGCTGACGATTTATGCATGGACGGTCGCCCTCGCCTCCATGCCGCTGATGTTGCTCGTGCGCAAGGTGGAACGGCGCAAGCTGTTGATGCAGGTGCTCGGGCTTTTTATCGTCAGCCACGTGGTTACCGGCGTTGCGCCCAACTTCACGATACTGGTGATCGGCAGAATCGGCATTGCGTTTGCGCACGCAATCTTCTGGTCCGTCTCCGTCGCAATGGTCGTGCGCCTTGTACCGCCGGGGGACAAAAGTCGTGCGCTTGGGCTGCTTTCCATTGGGACTTCGATTGCGATGGTGGCGGGCATTCCCATTGGCCGGGTGATCGGGGAAGCGCTGGGATGGCGCACCACGTTTCAGCTCATTGCGTGCGCGGCACTCGTGGTCATGGCCGGGCTGTGGGTGACGCTTCCGGTTCTGCCGAGTGAACGCGCAGGCTCACTGAAAAGTCTGCCGGGGCTGCTCAAGACGCCCGTGCTGATGGTGCTTTACGCGGTGACGGTGCTCACCGTGACGGCCCATTTTTCGGTCTATACGTACCTTGAACCGTTCGCGCACCTCGTGAACCATGCGAGCAACGGCCGGATTACCTACCTGCTGGTTCTCTTCGGTGTCGCCGGCATCCCGGCGGCGATCTGCTTCAATCGCTTCTACCCGAAGCAACCGCGCCAGTTCCTGCTGACGACCATCGCGTTGCTCGCAGCGTGCCTGCTGCTGCTATTTCCTTTCGCGTTGACCATCGGCACATTGTCGCTTCACATTCTGCTGTGGGGCGGAGTGATTATTTGCTTCGGGCTCGCCATGCAGGCGCAGGTTCTCGAGCTCGCGCCCGACGCGACTGATCTGGCGGTCTCACTCTTTTCGGGTTTGTACAACGTCGGCATTGGCGCGGGCGCGCTGTTAGGCAACCACATCGCGCACGACTTCGGGTTGCCGTGGATTGGCTCTTTTGGTGGCGTGGTGGGGGCCGCCAGCGCCGCGTTCTGCTGGATGGCGCTCACGCTCTCGCGCCGCAGGCGCCAGAGCGTGAGCGCGCCACCTGACGCTTCCGCGCCGTAA
- a CDS encoding amylo-alpha-1,6-glucosidase yields MQQPEALGGLSGGIDHRESEPDGVFIPTENLNVASAAQHVLKSGDTFIVNDPLGDITGHDDGLFVNDTRVLSRLRLTFGGRAPSLLSGSVSSDNTSFTAHLTNRPLPPLGGDSTPEGVIHVERVRVLSGTVLNEAIELTNYGTSDALVPLSISFASDFRDMFEVRGLKRDKQGRVEPARVENREVLLGYIGLDDVARNVQIAFSPEPDKLFADRADYTVKLPAQACVSIYLSVAVQVVAQPGKPGAGVSQPTHALSESHLSQIDAERPRVGRTAVRAALVDAHLVMRERRRATARVRSSNPLFNAWIDRSLADLGLLTTDLATGPYPYAGIPWFSTPFGRDAVITSLQTLWLQPALAAGVLRFLAEHQARENSPFRDAAPGKIMHEMRKGEMAATGEVPFALYYGGVDTTPLFIVLAGAYVARTADLALIDELWPALERAAQWVAGVCDKNRLGLLDYQRESDGGLANQGWKDSHDSVFHADGRFPDGPVALVEVQAYASAAFDTMAHFATLRGLPDIATQYRERAKKIRQCVEEKYWMEEAGFYGIALDGHGELCRVMASNAGHLLAFGLPSRERGESVVRALDSTLFHTGWGVRTLAASQARFNPMAYHNGSVWPHDNALCARGLSRYGGKAAAVRLLQALFQAAVNFDMRLPELFCGFPRRRGEPPTAYPVACLPQAWAAGSPFMMLEACLGITIDAERREVLIEQPMLPEGIDWLEVSDLRVGGATVSITFRRIGDKVVASAEQGDVRVVALL; encoded by the coding sequence ATGCAGCAACCAGAAGCCCTCGGCGGCCTGTCCGGCGGAATCGACCACCGCGAATCCGAGCCAGATGGCGTTTTCATCCCGACGGAAAATCTCAACGTCGCAAGCGCCGCCCAGCATGTGTTGAAATCGGGCGACACGTTCATCGTCAACGATCCTCTGGGCGATATCACGGGTCACGACGACGGCCTCTTCGTCAACGATACCCGCGTCCTCTCGCGGCTGCGTCTCACCTTCGGCGGCCGCGCGCCTTCGCTGCTCTCGGGCAGCGTCAGCAGCGACAATACGTCCTTTACCGCCCACCTGACCAACCGCCCGCTGCCCCCGCTTGGCGGCGACAGTACGCCTGAAGGCGTCATTCACGTCGAACGCGTGCGCGTGCTGTCGGGCACGGTGCTCAACGAGGCAATCGAACTCACCAATTACGGCACGAGCGACGCGCTCGTCCCGCTGTCCATTTCGTTCGCGAGCGACTTTCGCGACATGTTCGAAGTGCGCGGCCTGAAGCGTGACAAGCAGGGCCGCGTCGAACCGGCGCGTGTCGAAAATCGCGAGGTGTTGCTCGGCTATATCGGTCTCGACGACGTCGCGCGCAACGTGCAGATAGCGTTCTCGCCCGAGCCCGACAAACTGTTTGCCGATCGTGCCGACTACACCGTCAAGCTGCCTGCACAGGCATGCGTGTCGATCTATCTGTCGGTAGCGGTGCAGGTCGTCGCGCAACCGGGCAAACCGGGCGCCGGCGTGTCGCAGCCAACCCACGCGCTGAGCGAGTCGCACCTGTCGCAGATCGATGCCGAGCGGCCGCGCGTCGGCCGCACGGCGGTGCGCGCCGCGCTTGTCGACGCCCACCTCGTCATGCGTGAACGGCGCCGTGCAACCGCGCGCGTGCGCTCGAGCAACCCGCTTTTCAACGCGTGGATCGACCGTTCGCTCGCCGATCTCGGCCTGCTGACCACGGATCTCGCCACCGGCCCGTATCCTTATGCGGGCATTCCGTGGTTTTCCACGCCGTTCGGCCGCGACGCGGTCATCACGTCGCTGCAGACGCTCTGGCTGCAACCGGCGCTGGCTGCAGGCGTCTTGCGCTTTCTTGCCGAACATCAGGCGCGCGAAAATTCGCCGTTCCGCGACGCCGCGCCCGGCAAGATCATGCACGAGATGCGCAAGGGCGAAATGGCGGCCACCGGCGAAGTGCCGTTCGCGCTGTACTACGGTGGCGTCGACACGACGCCGCTTTTCATCGTGCTGGCTGGTGCGTACGTGGCGCGCACTGCAGATCTCGCATTGATCGACGAATTGTGGCCGGCGCTCGAACGTGCCGCGCAATGGGTCGCGGGCGTATGCGACAAGAACCGCCTGGGGCTGCTCGACTATCAGCGCGAGTCGGACGGCGGTCTCGCAAATCAGGGCTGGAAAGACAGCCACGACTCGGTGTTTCATGCCGACGGGCGCTTTCCCGATGGTCCCGTTGCGCTCGTCGAAGTGCAGGCGTATGCAAGCGCGGCGTTCGACACCATGGCGCATTTCGCCACACTCCGCGGACTGCCCGACATCGCCACGCAGTACCGCGAACGGGCGAAGAAAATCCGCCAGTGCGTCGAAGAAAAGTACTGGATGGAAGAGGCCGGTTTCTACGGCATTGCACTCGACGGCCACGGCGAACTGTGCCGTGTGATGGCGTCGAACGCCGGGCACTTGCTGGCGTTCGGTTTGCCGTCGCGCGAGCGTGGGGAGTCTGTCGTGCGCGCCTTGGACTCCACGCTGTTTCACACCGGCTGGGGTGTGCGCACGCTCGCCGCGAGTCAGGCGCGCTTCAATCCAATGGCCTATCACAACGGTTCGGTGTGGCCGCACGACAACGCGCTTTGCGCGCGCGGTCTGTCGCGTTACGGCGGCAAGGCGGCGGCCGTGCGATTGCTGCAGGCGCTATTCCAGGCTGCGGTCAATTTCGACATGCGGTTGCCCGAACTCTTTTGCGGTTTCCCGCGTCGGCGCGGCGAGCCGCCCACCGCGTATCCGGTCGCCTGTTTGCCGCAAGCGTGGGCTGCGGGCTCGCCGTTCATGATGCTCGAAGCGTGTCTGGGTATCACGATCGACGCCGAACGCCGCGAAGTGCTGATCGAGCAGCCCATGCTGCCCGAAGGCATCGACTGGCTGGAAGTGAGCGATTTGCGGGTCGGCGGTGCCACGGTCTCGATCACGTTCCGGAGAATCGGCGACAAAGTCGTGGCGTCCGCCGAGCAGGGCGATGTGCGAGTCGTGGCGCTGCTTTAA